Genomic DNA from Verrucomicrobiota bacterium:
TCCAAGTGCGGTGGGTGGCCTTGTGGTGGACCATGAGCATGAAGGGCTTGTCCGCGTCCCGCTTGTCTTCCAACCAATCGATGGACTTCTCGGTGATGATGTCAGCGACGTAGCCTTGGTAGACCTTCCGCCCCTCTTCGGTGATGAATTCCGGCTGGTAGTAGGAACCTTGCCCAGGCAGGACTTCCCAGTAGTCAAAGCCCTGCATTTTGCCCGCCAAGTGGATCTTGCCGATCATGGCGGTTTGGTAGCCGTGTTGCTGGAGGATTTTTTGGAACTGCTGCTGGTTGTGGTTGAACTTGTTGTGGTTGTCGATCTTGCCGTGGAGGTGGCTGAACTTGCCTGTGAGGAGGGCTGCTCTCGCGGGGGCGCAAATGGAGTTCTCGACGTAGCAGCGGTCAAAGCGCATGCCCTCGGCAGCCAGCCGGTCGATGTGGGGGGTGGGATCGACCTCGGCCAGGATCCCACCGTAAGCGCCGATGGCCTGGTAAGTGTGGTCGTCCGAAAAGATCCAGACAATATTGGGGCGCTCCGAAGCGGAAAGCGGGAGAGCGAGGCCAGCCAGCAGGCCGGTCGCGGCGAGGATGCAGAGGGAAGTTTTCATGGAGGCTTTCAAGGAGGGGCTGGGGTTCAGAGAGGGCTTTCCCAAAGTCGATAGGTGCTGCCCCCTCGCTCAAGGATTTCAAAAATTCGCTGAGAGTAGGGCCCCCGGGTGAGGGCTTCTATGGTTTTCCCCGAAATCGCCTCGGGAGCATCCAGTAGCTTCAAGCCATCCAAGGCCCAGGTGGCGTGGATATCACCCCGCGCCTGATCGGCTTCTTTCACCAGCAGCGGGAGCACGCGCTCCTTTTCGCCCAGACGACCCAAGGCCACCAGCGCAGGCACCCGCACACTCACTTCCGAGTCTTGCACGGCTCTTTCCAAGGCGGGCTTGGCCGGGGCGGCCGCTTGGCCGAGAATCCGAAGTCCGAGAGCGCCCCAATGGCGGAGGGCAGGGTTTTCGTGGTCGAGGGCCTTGACGAAGGCCTCGATATGGCGCGGGTCCTGCTCGGACGCCAGGAGGGCCAGATCAAGGACCTCTGGGAGGGGGTAGTGGGCGCTGGCTTGGCCGTATTCGTAAAGGGTGGTCTTTTTAGACTGGTTGACTCTTTCTAAAAGGGGCTCGGGCAGAAAGCCGAGGTCGCGGGTTTCCAGAATGTGCGCGCGGAGGTGGGCCCGCATTTCAGCCAGTTTTTCTGGTTGGCTAGCCGCCAGATTTTTGACCTCGTGGGGGTCGGCTTGGGTGTCATAAAGCTCCTCCGGGGGCTGGGGGAGAAACTGGGCAGCTTGCGCGGGATTGGTTTTTCCCTGCTGGTGAGCTTCCCACTGGCTGAGCTGGCCCTCCTGCCGGAGAGGGTAACTCAGCATCTGGAAGCGGAGTCGATCGGGCTCGAAATTTCGAATGTATTTCCAGCGACCATCCGTGACGGCGCGGGAGGTATCCGGCGCCTCATCAAAACGCCCGGAGAAAAGAAAGACCGTCTCGGGAGCCGGATCGGTCTCAGCACCCAGGAAGACCCGGCCTGGCATGCGCTCCGGTGGGGTAATCTGGGCGAGGGCGAGCCAGGTTTTCGGCATATCGATGAACTGAACCAGTCGGTCCGAGACCGTCCCCGGCCCCGAAGGAGCCAGGTGCTGCCACTTGGGGGGGAAGTAGGCCAGGAGAGGCACCCGCGTGCCGGTGTCGTGGAGGAAGCGCTTGCTGCGCAGGGTCACGCCTCCATGGTCGGAGCAGTAGAAGACGATGGTGTTCTCCGCCTCCCCGCGCCGTTCCAGTTCCTCAAGCAGGGCTCCCACCGAGGCATCCATGATTGCCAGACTTTCATAGTAACTGCGCCAATCATGGATGACCTCCTGGGTGGCCACCTGGTAGGGCGGGACCCGGATGTCCCGGGAAGCC
This window encodes:
- a CDS encoding sulfatase-like hydrolase/transferase; translated protein: MPHFQKEAWKVVAFLFGEIPSERTSAREKPDEKKLLEGTFFGRLFFPVDLPPLHLMTLSRSVLFLSLFLGGPLQAVAQDRPNLLWIVSEDNGPFLGSYGDENARTPHLDRLAAEGIRFTNCFANAPVCAVARSSWIFGVPAVSLGTMHMRSKYAVPRDLFPTYPELFRKAGYYTTNQSKTDYNTQSIDPKRIWDFSGRKAHYKNRPEGAPFFAVFNLTTSHESRIFPPNKVKGEPRVASRDIRVPPYQVATQEVIHDWRSYYESLAIMDASVGALLEELERRGEAENTIVFYCSDHGGVTLRSKRFLHDTGTRVPLLAYFPPKWQHLAPSGPGTVSDRLVQFIDMPKTWLALAQITPPERMPGRVFLGAETDPAPETVFLFSGRFDEAPDTSRAVTDGRWKYIRNFEPDRLRFQMLSYPLRQEGQLSQWEAHQQGKTNPAQAAQFLPQPPEELYDTQADPHEVKNLAASQPEKLAEMRAHLRAHILETRDLGFLPEPLLERVNQSKKTTLYEYGQASAHYPLPEVLDLALLASEQDPRHIEAFVKALDHENPALRHWGALGLRILGQAAAPAKPALERAVQDSEVSVRVPALVALGRLGEKERVLPLLVKEADQARGDIHATWALDGLKLLDAPEAISGKTIEALTRGPYSQRIFEILERGGSTYRLWESPL